The genomic stretch AAATAATGAAAGAAAACTTGGATTCCCAACACTACAATGGAGGTTCAAGCTAAATAAGGTAATTCAGCCCACAAAGGCAAACTTggatttccatttttttcaccATTGTACATATTCTTCCAGATATTTGTctctatatttataatttgataTAACTCATGGAGGTATATGTGGAAGTGAGGTCCCATGGTAGAAACAAGAAAAGCATGCCAGGGCTGATACCCAATAGTGAATTGCACAGTAAGGGACCCTAGGAGCTTACCGAATGCTTCCGTATACTTCGGATCAATTGGTGACCTCAAATCTGCCGAATCAGAAAGTTTAGAAAATATGGAGAGttcaaataaaagtaaacatCTTTTTAACGCACTCATTATGAGATGTAAGCTCATGCTAGCTTTAACATTACCAGTACTAACGATTATCATGCTTTATGAGCTTCAGAAAACAACCATGACAAATAGATCAAGTAAATGGCTAGCTTAACAAAGATAATATTTCCAGTACTAATGAAATTTTCCCAGCCAAGACTGACAGATTTGATTATGCACCAAATCTAGTTTTAGGATAGAAAATACAGGCTTGGAAGAAAATCATCaatttgaaaattgaagaagcagTTATGCGAGAATAAAAAGGTTTTTGGTCTGAGAAGGAGAACAATTAGATCCATAAATTACAGATACTAAGAACAAACCTGGAATCGAATTCGTAGTGGAGTTATGTCTTCTTTGATGAGCAAACGCAAGAACAACAGATTCTTCAACCTAAACGACAAttgttataaaaaaataaaaaggtcaAATCACCTGTCTAAACACCCAGATAAAGCAACTGCAAGATCTTTATTCCAAAATTAAGCATGATTTACATTTGAAAAGAAATGGAAATTGCTCCAGAAACCTTACTAGATTAAACATAATCCCTTTGCCCAAGTATTACTCACATTTCCCATGAAACACTAGAAAGAATACTTTGCATGCATTTTTGCAACATTTTCTCAAAAATAGTCCTCAAGAGGTGGATAGATTGTTAAACACTAAAGGACATCTTCAGATCAGGGTCCTCTTAGGATAAAAGTTTACATTTCTATAAATAACTTATTCTGAAATATTCTTAGCATATTAAAATAAAGGAGTGTAAACTCAAACCACTGAGTAATAAATCCATAAGAAAGCAACTAGACACCagtaaaaataaatatgcaAGTGCTGGCAATTTTTGAGAGTAAACCTTCAAAGAAGCAAGTTCTCTTAAGCCCATTTCAACTGCTAGGGTGCTCTCAATGTTTCCATCTCCAGTAAGATCAAAATCTTCAACAAGTTTGCTTCTTTGCGAGTTGTTATGACCTGCACATCATCAGACAAGAACAAAGCTGATAAATTCCAAAGTGTAAGGGAACACCTAAAATCTCTTGGCTTGGATTGCTTTTACAGGTAAGAAGCAGAAAATCAGCAAGAGATAACTAGCCTTTATCCCAACGTTCTTCCTTAGCCTTCTGTCCAGCGGATAGGACAATCTCCAAAGGAAGAGGTGCCAAAGACGACCAGTATTCATGCTTTGACGCAGCAATATCAGCACAGATGCCTGTTTGGGTGGAAGAATAAGAAGTTAGCCATTAATAGCAATCAACTGTAATTATTTGCTTTATATTTTAACCCAGAAAGTGCTAGCTATGAACTTATATAAGCCAACCAAGTGCACAAAGGATGGAACTTTTTGTATTAACATCAATGAAAAGATGCAGTATCCCCGGACAACCAAAAAACAATGTGGATGGGAGGGGTCATGAAAGGTTATAATATAACTCTAGCAAGTGCAGGAATAGAACCTTTCAATGAGGTAAGCATACCCAAAGAAACaagaagaaaaatgtttaaGGAAGAAAAGGAATATTAGATTATCAGTAAATAAACTTTTCATATCTCTTTTCTGAAGGTTTGCTTCCCTTAAGAAAGTCCAAACAGTCTAGGTTCCAAGTTTAGCTCAGCCATTTGTCATGATATGCATTAACCTTAggacatggttgaagaagtaTATAGAAAACTCAACCAATATTCAAAAGCTTGGTAACTAATTTTAATCAAGCATTCAGAGATAATGCAAAATAATTCCCATACAAAAGAGATGAACACatattcaaatttcaatatGTTTGATTACCAAGTTTAGCAGCTAAGCCCCAATATCTAGCCAGCCAGCACCTTTTAAGAACAACATCTTCCTGCAAATGTAAATTTTAGAAAAGATTGGCAGGTAAAGTTTGTACTTTTCATTGAGTAGTAGCCACCTACCATTTCATGTTGGGTCAAAACAATTCTTTGTGTCATTGAGCGAAGAGCTTTAACTTCAGACTCAGTTCCACGCAGTTGTTCAACAACAGCCGCAGACTCTTTTTTTGCCAGCTGAATCAGTAATGGGGTAACATTTGTAAAAGCAGTATGCTGCACTAGTATTTCTAAACAAGTCTAAGTTAACCTTCCTCACCTTAATATCAGATTGCAATGATGACACTTCCACATCATCTTTTGCACGCCTAGCCTCTTTAAGAGCAGCCTAGATCAATTTTAGAACAAACAAAATTCATAAAGGTATAAACAAAGCAATTTCAAATCGATTTGTCTTAGGGTACAAAACAGTTCATGTAATAAGACTAAAGTCAAGTGAAGATAATAAAACAAAGTCACCTCTCTTTGACGCAATGCTGCTTCCTTTCTGTACATTATCAATGTGCAATATTAGCATATTGAGAATGGAGAAAAAAGGCGGCATAATGGAGGTTTTTGTTGTTAATAGATAATATACCTGCTCAAAAGtttagcttccaaagaaacTCCTTCTCCAAGAGCAGCTACCTGAAAGTACATTTGATATGTCAGCTACACTACAAGAAAAAAATTTACTACctccatccacgaaaaatagtcaaaattttccattttggtccgtccaccaaaattagtctTGTTTCTCacaattttttctctttctctcatactttacccaaTTAAgcattaaaacccatgccatccgcaaatgagactattttttttgggCAGAGGGAGTAAAATACAACTGGAATTAAGTTTAAGTTGTCTGAAATAAATACAGAACGAAACAAAGGTATGATCAGTAGGTTTCGATCTTAGTTAGAGAAAAAATATAGCGATTTGAAACTAAGGGCATATTATGAATGAGCAGCCATAGCCCCAGACAGGTCACTGGAGAAGTTAATGCAAGAGTCTTAGACTCTTAGGATCCAAAACTGATAGTATACATAACTTTCAGGGTgcaagagttttcaaaattggacCCTTGGTAAACTCTGTCCTATTAAACTATGGAGTATTGACTCCATTTCTTCATTCTAGATTGCCCCCAAGACATGGCCGAGTTGGATAAGTTAGCATTCCATATAATTTCTAAAGACCAATATCTAGAATAGAAAGAATAAGGCCAAACAAGCTTGACAATAAAGAATAAGTGGACCTGCTTTCAAATTGAATATCATTGTTTTGATACAATAGACTCCTACTTGTCTGTCTGAGTAAGACATATTACTGGTTCAAGGTTATTAATAAGACTTATAAAGTTACAACAGTAACTCACAATCAGGAAATCATCTTATCAGGATAATTCTTAGAGACAAATTGCTTGATACATTTCCTATGTCTTATGAATAAATCATCTGGGTAATGATCATTCCAAAATGGTAAACTAACAACCACAATTTTGAGTGCAAAGAGCTAATGAAGGCAAATATGATCTCTTTCAAGGTTGCTACATTTTCCTCTTCATTTCTCCTAAGTCCTAATCAGATTCGAATTTACTTAACAACACAATCACATACTACTAAATATTTTGCAAAGATTTACTTGCAATAAAAGTAAATGGAATGAAGAATGCATCACCTGTTTCTCAAGCTCCTTAACTCTTGCTTCAGCTGCTTCCCAACTCTCCTCTGCAAGTCTGAGCTGTAAAATCCGAATCAgacaaataaataaacattGTTAGACTTGCATTAGGGAAATAAGAGCAATGCAGGTTATAAATCACAGACAGACCTTCTCaacaatattttcattttcttcttgcAGCATATCGAGCTGTTAAGAAGTAGATATTAGTTTGAGAATATACAACCTAAAAACCCCAGATTTTTTAAGATCTATACAGCTAAAGTGTGGATGTGCCAAACATACTTCATCACGAAGTGCAGAAGAAGCACGCCCATCTCCAGCATCTCTCAGATTTTGTTGTCCTATATCTGGTGAGAATCTGCAGTTAATATCTGTACACATCAGTGATCAGTTCATATCAAATAGATTCTACAGTGTATGAGTAGATAGTTGATGCACTAAAATTCTGATTTAAGAAGCTAATGGAACTGTAGAATGATGTAATTATCATGCAAGGACGAagttaattatcccaaaactttTCTAAAGGAGAATATTTTCCAATTGAAATGTGGAAACTAGCAAAGACTCAAAGCATCAAAAGATGGATTCTGAGTACTTCTTTTCTCTCTGCCGGCTGCTAGGAGGATCAATTGCCGGAATAGGTGTAGGAGTTTTCACAGAAGGCCTACTAGGAGGTACAGCCGGCACTGTTCTAGTTGACATTGATGGCCTTCCTGTTGAAGTTGATCGTGGTGGTTGAATTTCCAATAAGTCTCGAGTAACCTAACAAAACAATATTTCAAACAATCACcggaagaagaaaaaaaatctcaattagCATCAAATTATGGTTCCTCTGCAACAAAATGCACCCCTCTGGCACAATCTAGGCATAAAATCTCAGAGATCTCGCTATCTATGAGGTGATTTTTCGACATTTATGTTTCCAAACAACAATCCCCCAGTAGCAGATGATTCCTCAAAAATACATTGCAATAGTCCAGCTAAAATACCAGAAGTTATACTATTAAACCGCATCTCGACATTGCTAACATGAAAAACTTAATTCAAATGCAGCAGAAATGCAAAAAAGAAGTGATAAAGAAATTTTCAAATTAGAagaagcacacaattaaaattccgATAGAACACACCACCAATAAGAGCTACTTAAAAAATTACCGCATCGGAGGAAGATCTAATAATCTTAGGAGGCGGAACCAACGGCTTGACGCCGCCAGTGCCGTTGGTAGCTCCATTAATGTTAAGAGGCGGCCTGGAGAGAGATAGCGGAAGAGGAGGATTGAATCGGAGTCCGAAATCAGCATCATTGTCTCCGACGCCAGCGTCGTCCTCATCGTCATCGTCGGCGGAGGCGGCCTGCGAAGCCATGACCTGAGCCAGGCGCTGAGCGGCAGCTTTGGCGGCGAAGTTCTGAGTGCGCTTGATGCTGGAAATGCCGGTGGCGGAGGAGGAGCGAGAGTGGTGGGCACGCGCCGGGGATGAACCGCCGGGCTGGCTGCCCCATTGGCGCATCTTCTCCATTTGTGTTGCTGTAAAGGTTGAATCAAAAGAGGAAATCAGAGATGAATGTTTAGCGCCTAGAATCTAGATCTTCCAGTTCCAGTTATAAAATCGCCGTGTTTTTTTGGAGATTTCTGGGATACTCTACGGCCTCGGCCACGGCCTCGTTGATAAAGTGTAATTATATTCAattcacattaataaaaatgataattacaAGTTAATGATGCTAATTATACATTACTACTAACATAAATGCAAAATGAGTCGTCAACTTCAAGCTCCTTTGTCACTCATATCCAATGGATAATAGTAGTTCAGTACTGATTAGCAGTGGCGGACGCAAGAATTTATTTTGGCAGTGGCTCCACGGTAAACTTCATTCATTCAGATTTTAAGTCTCGCCCTTTAAGTGGAAAAAGTAAATGTATTTTGTGTcttacttatatatattaagtttataattaaatatgaatctAGTGATTTAGAAAAGTGATGGGTTCACTTATCCAAAAAAAAGTGAATCAGGCCTTAAGTTGCGGACgtattaaaaagataaaaatgtgATATATTTCTCGAGCGGCGTGAGTATTTTATCTAAATAAAGTTGCATTGAACCTACAAGATAAAAATCAAATAGGCAATCATCAATTTTAATAAATCACTAATTTTATACTCTTTCCATCCTATTTaaaatggaatatttttatttggtacaagattttatatactatatgaattaagtagagaaaaaataatatagaaataATGATGTTACCATTTAATAATGTGATGATGAGTATAAATTTAAACGACGAACTCTAATTtttattatgaattttttataataaaataaatataaagaattGTTAAaaaccatttttttatataatagaGCTGAAAGAAAAATATACAATTAAAGTGAATAGTCAAAAATTTGTTGTGTTAAAATAATGAAGAAATGGTTTTTGTTAGCACGTTCGTTTCCAATTTCttaaactaataaattaaaatactagtagtatttctAACAAAAATATTGTCACATTAACACAAAATTAGTACATAGttgtataaattttaaatataatggTTAACTTTAAAGTGTTCATACACGTCATATTTTAAAGGGGTATTTTATAGAAGCTAAATACAGAGCATTTATGAGCCTAcaactatttataataatattaatattatattcttACTTAACTTTTTAGTCGTCTTCTTCAGGAAAGTTACGACAGCCATTTTTAAGTAATTAGGTTATAAAATATAGTTATAACTCaatcaatataatacatgtgtaTAGTATAAGTAAAATTAATTCAATACATGTTTATAGCATAAGTAAAATTAATTCAATACATGTGTATAGCATAAGTACTattaattcattaataaatagGAAAGTGATCATTACTTACTTCATGGTTTGATGAAGTTGCAAGGTATTCATGTTTTATAAGTTGAGAAATGATTTAAGACATAATGGCAATGCCATAATGGGGTTAATATAGTAattgtatattatttttattttatacttaaATACATATTTTATACATGTACTATACTACCCTTATACATTTTAAAAACGTTTATTTGCATTAAAGAAACTTAGCTTAGGAAAGTTG from Salvia splendens isolate huo1 chromosome 4, SspV2, whole genome shotgun sequence encodes the following:
- the LOC121798425 gene encoding coiled-coil domain-containing protein SCD2-like, yielding MEKMRQWGSQPGGSSPARAHHSRSSSATGISSIKRTQNFAAKAAAQRLAQVMASQAASADDDDEDDAGVGDNDADFGLRFNPPLPLSLSRPPLNINGATNGTGGVKPLVPPPKIIRSSSDAVTRDLLEIQPPRSTSTGRPSMSTRTVPAVPPSRPSVKTPTPIPAIDPPSSRQREKKFSPDIGQQNLRDAGDGRASSALRDELDMLQEENENIVEKLRLAEESWEAAEARVKELEKQVAALGEGVSLEAKLLSRKEAALRQREAALKEARRAKDDVEVSSLQSDIKLAKKESAAVVEQLRGTESEVKALRSMTQRIVLTQHEMEDVVLKRCWLARYWGLAAKLGICADIAASKHEYWSSLAPLPLEIVLSAGQKAKEERWDKGHNNSQRSKLVEDFDLTGDGNIESTLAVEMGLRELASLKVEESVVLAFAHQRRHNSTTNSIPDLRSPIDPKYTEAFELRAEESEDVLFKEAWLTYFWRRAKAYGIEEEKAKKRLEFWISRSGKAPTSHDAFNVEQSLIELRKLAIEPRLWEASRKELEQDASLLNGPESAAA